atataatttaggacaattaccaaatttccctttctctaaattctgaaaaataggctaaaaatgctcttgacacgatagtggcgcgtcgcgccactgcagcgccaagtcgaataggctaaaaacctgcacatcttttagtggcgcgccgtgccaggggccaaactactgaggcttgttcctggcgcaatagtggtgcatcgcgcaaCTACGGCGctaagcccagatttccagcagttgcaacctaggcctgaaatttctgtcgtgctagttcgtcttaggatcgtcatatcttttgactccaaactccaaaaattacattcttggtggcgttgaaaaaaagactcgatgacctttaatttagtaggtcgtgggccatccAGATTATCGTCTtttaaaagatagggtcgttagaagtcgacctctTATACGAACTCGTCCTTAAATTTAGCCATGACAAAcgttttggacttagcttggtcctaggggttctttgtgaccccacatcacctccaacactattcaattactcaaggactcatcttaactcatgcatatacttcacaataatagagtttGACCCtatccgaatacaagaaaggtctgaatcttagggaacaattttggggggtgttatagttaggtctctccttcacacctacaaatattcatcttattttatcattttgttcatcaagttttctcaagcaactcttctctctatacacttctttactcattctcaaaatatagttttagttcgtagtagtgtagaaatactattttgataattcatatactccggatagtaaaCAAAATGCTTTggagaggagaaaaggctaggattcaagagtgctcattaagtccttcgattttgAGTAATGCTTCgtattccaggtatgtaaggcttcaatgaaagTATTCCTCCTAttttcatgcctaaagtattttgattatatgataaattatgtttattttccttccaaaactctttcaacaaagtctcttgatttcaaataagattttcttatgggtaattattatttctattaatagcataaatcatggttaaactaatgattattaatctattttaatgcaaaatgatttcacatgtatagattgatgatttgcaaatattttctctatttagatctttaaaggttcttgaaattcatggtgggttgtttcgagcatgatttttaattaatggatttcaaactatttatgcatattcatttacatacatgtttgaatgttgaagtgatttgaacccacctagttttactatattttcaatgaagtttgacttgaaatttttgactcaaaataaatatttatgaaagcaatgtctataatcaaaagggaatcttatgaaataaaagaatgatgaaatgatatgaatgatgaattatttatgctataaggacaattcttgcatatttgaatcactaaagattttaatgagctattccaccaaatgcgatattttgaattctcaagttatatgctatgattattttaaagtattaaactattctgtgggattgacttagcaacgaatgaggcattgaggtgggattcggtaagggaattctagtagcaaccccttatctcattaactatatgccaacataggaccccttgtaggcttaggctaatggatgcacaaatagcccttaaagttaaagttaaagaaataaatgaagttgacggagttctatccGGCAAGTAATCTctccggccaatgtagggggttatgttggatttcatgtaatagctcacatagtattaaatgtcggttatgatcatcttcccacaaaatgaatattttaaattatatctacatgattgattatgcatgcattctattatgtttcatattacataaatattctaatgtttcctcaatgttcatgcatgcctacatacttagtatattcaaagtactaacgcatactcttttgcctacatgatatcaccatgtaggaaatggtgctcctcctcgttctcctctgcgtggctagttgagatttcgtttgaagatcagttttggtgagtttccatgttccgggaattttatttctttatctttctaacttatgatatgttgagatctttagacacttactatgatatttctttctattatgattgagggtgagctagggacttgtcttagccccgttaaatctaaaagttagagctATTGTTGGATaaatataagttgaagatttactattatgatttttacttgtttatttattgttattacctatgaaaggcgaAAATAATGCTAAGAAGCTtttttgaggtactttcaggttcctcattTTCCATGTCACATTTAAGCCTtaggtttgggtcatgacacaagtctttaaagtagaaggtatggttggacaacAATATGTATGATGTTCAAATGATTCGACTCTTATTCTATGTGGAATCCCTTAGTCCCGTTATTCCTTACATTTTcgcttatttttttatcatcactaatgaaaagcttaatgaatgctaagaggcttgggtgaggtacctctgatTGCTTTATTCATCGTATCACATCTAGGCCTTGGGCATGGATCATGACAGTTGTATTACCCCCGATAATAGTtgcaccaagacccttagcgtcTAGGTGAATTTTAGCATAGAGAATCCACGACAAGTAATTCttttcagaaatatcaagtgcgaCAAACACAAATTTTGATAAATTCGACATGATAAAACtacgataaaaaataataaaaattagacTAAAATAGACAGTGAGTGAATAAACAGTTTATTCATTTTCAGAaagtaaattatttatatttttgtaagtagaatttttagataaaatattttcattaaaaatagtagaatttttagataaaatcttttcattaaaaattaatcaacaatataaataattcaCTATTTCCAATGAAAATAGAAAACACTAGGACTTCTAGTCTATTTTTTTCCACACAAAAAAGTAACCTTTTTTCATTCAActataaacaaattaaataaaatgtatAGTAGAAAAAGTGTAGCCACAATTTAATAACTTTACCATTAGATTGTAAAGGGATACCTCACAAGAAATGTTGTTCAACCTTTAtacttcgtgctgataacgtgttgtaaaatcaataacaaaagAACAATAGAACAATATAAAGATGAAGACAAGAAGAAGACTATAAAACAAGAGGAACAATAtaagataattttatttctttcaagTATCCAACATCATTCTCAatacctctatttataggattaCATTGAGGAATATCAAAGGGTGtcataaacatgaaattaaacattcTTTACTATCCATAAATGATAGAATTAACTCAGGAGTTATGGTCATCCAATTAACCACATATATCAACAACATAACTACCCATAAAGGAGGACATTAACTTAGGAATTATGGTCATCCATTTAACAACCAAATTATTTACAACAAAATGGTACTACCTTCGTCCCATATTAGATGACGCTTCTAACTTTATACGATGATTAAGAAATTATCAATACATTGCAAAACTTtaccatttttttatttgtttatatcAATTCAATATACATAGAGTGTAGAAATAACAAGTATTGAGAATTGTTCACATTTAAAAGACCATATTAATTAATTGTAAgagtaaaatagaaaaaatttaattaattctatcttgatttagtaacTGATTAagtaatatgaaagaaatatttttagtaagatatTCATCTAATATGGCACGGAGGTAATAATATTAAACATAAAAAACTCTTTTTGTATTCTTTTGGCTCCAAAAGTTTTGAAATGTTCAAAAAATGAGCAGGGCAGAAAAGTTGTGTCTTTCCCTATTAAGCTACTGCAAAACACTCCGAAACCTCAACCAAATCCACGCCTTCGTTTACAAATCCGGCCTTGAAACTAACCCATTAATCGCCGGAAAGCTCCTACTTCTTGGTGCCCTTCAAATTCCTGAAGCTATTGATTACGCTCGCCGTCTGCTCATCCACAATCCAAACCCAGATGTGTTCATGTACAACACCCTCATCAGAGGTGAATCCGAGGCAGACTCACCTAAGAATTCAGTCAACTCATTCATTTACATGCTGCGAGAATCATATTCCCCTCCTGATAGTTTCTCATTTGCTTTTGTACTCAAAGCAGCGGCTACTTTGCGGTGTTTAAGAACCGAGTTTCAGCTGCATTGTCAAGCTATGACTCGTGGGCATGATACTCATCTCTTTGTTGGGACTACAATGATTAGTATGTATGCGGAATGTGGGTTTGTTGAGTTTGCTTGGAAGGTGTTTGTTGAAATACCTGAACCAAATGTTGTGGCGTGGAATGCAATACTTACAGCATATTTTTGGGGCAGTGATGTATGTGGCGCAGATAAAGTGTTTGGTTTAATGCCTTTTAGGAACTTGACTACTTGGAATGTGATGCTGGCAGCGTATACTAAAGCCGAGGAACTTGAGCGTGCGGAGGAATTGTTCTTGCAGATGCCAAGTAGAGATGATGTTTCTTGGAGTACTATGATTGTTGGATTTGCTCATAATGGTTATTTTGATGAGGCACTTCGAGTTTTCAGGGAGTTGGTTGGGAGTGAAAGTAGGCCCAATGAAGTGAGTTTGACGGGTGCTTTATCTGCATGTGCTCAACCTGGGGCGCTTAAGTTTGGGATGGTATTGCATGCATTTATAGAGAAAGTGGGGTTGATTTGGATAAGTTCTGTGAACAATGCACTTTTGGATACTTACTCCAAGTGTGGAAATGTGTTGATGGCTCGTCTTGTCTTTGAGAGAATGCTTGGGAAGAAAAGCATTGTTTCTTGGACTTCTATGATTGCAGGGTTTGCAATGCAAGGATATGGTGAAGAGGtgataaaaaaatttcatgagatggaagaatctggtACCAGACCTGATGGGGTCACTTTTATTTCGGTCCTTTATGCATGTAGTCATGCTGGtttagttgaacaaggtcatgaGCTATTCAGTAAAATGACAGAAACTTATGACATTGAACCAACTATTGAGCATTATGGTTGTATGGTTGATTTGTATGGTAGGGATGGTCAGCTTCATAAGGCATATAATTTTATGGTTCAAATGCCAGTACCAcccaagcgtaagagaaaatcaactagcgctatcatatgtaaatgggaacacttaaacttcaaatgagatatCATAAGGGATAGATGCGATCATATCAGTACTAATGTACCGGATTCCATCAGAACGCctaagttaagcgtgcttgggtgagagtagtactacgatgggtgaccccttgagaagggaaagaggaaatgaaacacaagtattcgtacctattccctacgtctacaagtaatcctaacctttggaactctgatattgattgcttgatgaaagtatatgttatggcaatgggatagaggaattctccatatagtcggtataagatccggaggaaggttttggttcacattcgaggacgaatattctaaaagggggaaggatgtcaCACCCCGTACTTTAGTACCTTGGAATacttcttaagattcttaagattctgggaaggctctttaGTTTCgcagaagtcgtcatgtgagtcagataatctataatgctatcaaataatcctaaggaaaggagaaggagatactccataatagagaagattggaaatagggtcataagaaaccggaagaagttggaggtaaagtagtgagtcgtaggacttgacttacttgtgaaagatattacttgggacattttacatactaagctacttgaatatacgtcgagcttaagtagcaaggaatacataggatcttaaagtaagacgagattacaggctcacaaaagagaaataaggaaacgacacgcctactcgaagcaagtaggtgatgcccctacttagggtcaagtaggtgatgcagcagcttgggtggaccccacgctgccatatGGCGGCTTTGGATTtgatgcatgattgaggtggcgccctaggggggcTGCCACATATCACCCCTAGAGGCTTCCACGTGTCCCCACTTaagtacacatatatatacatgtgtattgctggatcaactcacttttcagcatctttacacATAAAAACAATTGGAGAAAAACATGGAGAACATGGAGATAGAGCTACGGATTTGGTtaagcaaggtaagccctccgatttcattccgtgaattaattatttaaggtattcttcggttaagcaatggtgtttaacaacataaaatctatagttggggtttcgaggaggtTCTCGTTCTTGTCAACTAACCTATTTTTGGAATGAGACCGTTGttagtaataatagtataactccttgtgtaaatcttcgtttcgagtgattcaagatgttttggaaatatattgcatagggatataacttttatttattctataaaacccattttttcttttatcttctcgaaaaaggatgatgaagtatagatGAGGTGCTTCCCAGAATTCGTTtaggaaatcctacacgggctgATGTtgttattttgggcatatcttttgctatagaattgttgtagggttgattctaaattgtatgtgaccctaatatacatgtatataactttaattgagccCACAAATCTGTTTTCCCTatattaccccttcaaaactaagagacaatacaagacagtaggctgtccagaattcacgttttgatagttttggcgagtttgacgagtttatgttaaggtaagggttttcctttaaatttggagtttatggtgttgttatgaagtgtattacacgttGTGTAaatggctggaaatatgaaaattccttAAATATGCTCGAtgttcgaaacaaaccaaattggagtcgctatagttaaattgtagtcgaagcgaggtattgtgcttgtggtgtgtggctgcAGTTGTGTGGTATATTttgaagggcctaaatgtgtcctaaaataggtgggggagcttctatTTTTAGCCACATGacacccccgcttcgtacggttaaaggttttgcaaaacaaaaactagaaaccttattttggtatcgtggttttgagcgagtcatttggagtttatgtggtataagattgatgtgaattgtatatatatatactgcaggttattgtttttggttggctgtagctattaggagtataattggaaattcggatagggcacattataggggaaatgcttcccgattttcgttaactctttaactagttagggaactagtcgagaaggtgagcgaggggatgagttctaaaaatactcgtgtgtagcctaaggtgatggaaatacaagggttgttaatactcgtattgcttttatgttacttaggtttaaaggatgaCAAGACGAATGGGATAAAAACTAACCCGTAACATgaatgtaaagctaacattttcttcttttggcatgttttggcatacgtatgtaaggcttatactttcttttagcatgtctttggaataagtatgtaaatcttattccttttcttagcatgatttgacataagtataaaaagctaatctccctttttggcatggtttttgcgaagcaagtatatgactttcatataattccaaagaagttcctattcttaaagacactaggatggccaatttctcgacttccaaaagatattttgttatgccttgatacatatatatgattcccagaagttctattttgatatagtccatagtgactttcaaaaggtacttgatatgacttttatcttgattttgaacgaaagcacattttgattattccgtcgagtctcaaatatgattgaaattgcatatagtttctcactactccactcgtggattcCTCAATATTTCCTTCACCGAGTccgggccaggttttgttatcatgcgtacttctctgcattgtttgtCATGCTCCgatgtgagggggaaggtatgacctgtacatgggattggtggagttatgatgtgccatgtacacatttgatatgatatgatctgatatgaccatgtgatatgatatgatctgttatggagatattccctactatTGATGTATGTTGTGTTGTGGCCCCAGTAACGGGCTGGCGACTACATTTTGTTCACCGCATCCTATAATGGGGccgaatatggcatatgtttatgtgcatacattatttgtgattatgaaaaacattttgatattctgggtaTTTAGCTCACTTTTTCACCgtttgttctggtaatggccttacttgttacagtccatgctttacatactcagtacatatgttgtactgaccctaTTTCCTTAGaaggctacgtttcatgccctcaggtacagatgttaactttggagatctgccagcttaggatttccactcagcaatgttggaagtgctccactgttccggagcctaacttttgatactggtcgtTTTATAtaaatgtttatttatttaggggtacgacagggccctatcccgtcatatgactaggctagcattctgtagaggtcCATAGACTTAtgatgtgggttctgtatatatattttgggttttATGTTCCGTGATGTCCTTAACGGCATTCGTATGCTACATATATTttcgtgcgctctctagcgattttttttgatttcttcataGGTTTATTCGGCTAACATACTCATGGGGataagggtatgtatgggtgcccTAATAGGATACTAGTCACGgactacggagttgggtcgtgacaatatcaAGCCTTTGATTcttgactatgatatatgaaattataatttctatgttatgtacgtatttcgtgggatttgacttagcaccgaatatggacttgaggtgggggcttgaATTAagaggtccttatataaagtctcttgtctcataactacgtgctaCCGTAGGAAAAAAGAGATTAGaggtgaatacccaaatctctaagaggtgagtacccgaaatatcagggcttagaggtgagtacccgagtctaagaactaggggtaagtacccggttcacataactgcttagtggatccacttaggtatGTAGAACTCTACCTTGGGAAGTAGTCCCCTCTTTTTTCATgctatagctcgcatggtcttattatcggttatggttcttatcccacatatgtataatctcttaagtatgttatgactgtgaatttattcttttaaaagctttggtcaatatgattttctcataactttacttattccatcttatcatgtgttttacttgacctttgcattttatgatttatgttacATGTCACGGCCTCATACATAGTaaattccaatgtactaatgcatactttttgcctacattgtatcataatgtaagggTTAAGTTTGAAGATCCTAATTATCCATGTAACTAGTAGGTGTTCTCCATTTGattgtgttgtggtgagtcctcgttgaccagggactagtttcaagttacttactattttcttttcaaaaaacttTTTTAACTTCATATATTGAGGGTGTGCTACAGACTTttcttatcccccgcccatactcatgtttagaggcatctagttgaaTATACTGGATTCTACattgttataaaatattttcacatttttattcatgttttagactcttttatgatgtttccgcttttatatttcaccttatgtatgcttatgatatgtacaagaggcttggttcgagcccttcggagttttgatcaccatgttatgactagTCCCTAGGTCGAGTCATGAtaataaatgtgagttttgattAAGTATGGTGAAGGGATTATAGTTGATCCTGAAAAAATcaaagcggttaagaattggcctagactgctatccccttcagatattaggtgtttcttgggcctagccgaATATTATCGAGGATTTGTAGAAGGGTTCTTAtcgatctcatcacctttgactatgTTTACTTAAAATACGGTAAATTTTCAACGATCATAatcttgtgagaagagtttccaagagttgaaagatcgccTTACTactactcctattttgaccttgtcGGAATTGTCCGATGGCTTTgttgtgtattttgatgctttaagagttggtattggttgtgttttgattcaACATTGTTAGGTAATAGCGTATGTTTCTAGGAAACTTAGggtgcatgaaagaaattatccaactcatgacttggaactagCGACAGTTGTCTTTGCATTGAAGATTTGaagacactatctttatagtgTCCATGTCGAtatgttcaccgaccataatagtttacaatatatgtttatgcaaaaagacttgaaccttagacAAAGGAGATGGATTGTACATGCTCTCTTCATAAGGTTTcattatttccaaccttctctactatggggtatcacattctccccttcttagagttgtttgatagtgtctagaaagtaggggtctcatggacactttcaagaagactagAAATACGTTTCaaggtttaaaagtgtggggtgtaacaaatccCTTATTATAACTCATGACTATCCATGCTTTGTACAAGCTCTCTTCATAAGGTTGCATTATGGTTTTATTAAATTGACATTTTCCTTACTCATGATTcagaattacttgtaaataaTCTACTTATTATATGTTCTAGCCTTGATCATATGTGATTGTTTTTATGTCATGTATTGAATTGCTCACATAGTTAGTATATTAAAAGTACTAAGGCATAGTTTTATTTTCCTACATAGTGTTATAATATAGGGATCGGTGATCTCCCTACACATTCTCATTGCTAGATAGAAGACTTGTTCACTTGATTTTGTAAGTCCTCAAACTTTGGGGACTACCTATTGGgtttatttctttccttgttACCTCTAAACTATGTTAGTATTTTGagatgtttcttttcttttttggggagATAGTAGCTTGTTCTATGCCCCACCTATGTTTGTATGAAGAGGAATGTTTAGACAAAGAGTTGGTGTAGTCAGTTTGGGCATGTGACTTGAGATTCTGTTTCATTTCTAGACTTCCATATTTGAGATTGTTCTCCCGcttctttttattatgttttatcttATCTTATGAATTTAATGTATGCTAATATGGCATGGTTAGGATCCTTTGGATTCTTGATCATCTTACCATGGCTAAACCCTAGTCCAGGTCGTGATAAAAAGACCTCATAGGTCAAGCTCCCACCTAAAGATTTATTCCATGCTATGTAAACTCTCGCGGAATACATAACAGAGTAATCAtgcttaacatatatcataatgtTGTTCATAGTTTtcaaaactcatataatatatcatttcatatcataattgtaATGTGAGTAAAACCCTTTCaacatcataaatcatacttgcataattcatgtcattacgTTTCTAGGTCACCAATCAAGGATCCTAAGTTACCtctttcataacttgcatgaaaatcatattttgaacATAATCGTAATCCATGATCACAATTCAttcttgaaattagggtataaCTTGTGTACATTGTCAATatgattgaaaaccatgaaagaactttgaaaatcattgaacttcctAATCATTATTCATGTAAATcgtcattgaaaatagcttcatgcatgggaatttgtaatttgacttgaaattaaaaaattgatgtataatcatgcttataatgatcattaaaaataatttaaaacgtAATTGAAACACCCCAATGAAATTCTTCAAAACTAGGGTTGAGAagtcattgaaattcaagagatcttttgaggaaaatatgagaatctatgggtgaaaggaacccatggatcaatccctacatatcTTGACGAAATCAACTCGAAAATTGAGGAGGAACCTtattgaacttgaaaccctagcttgaaattgtAGGAGAAACTTGAGAGATATTTGATAGTCTTTCCTTAGGgaatttaggagaatgaattagaataggaggggaatttgaagaattgggtAATTAAAGAcattgaacttggccataaaagtggctaggttcattgaactcaacttggaaaaagatggaaatacccttcattaaacttcATATTTGACCCTACAAATTTGTGTCCTACGAGTGTTAATGAGTCCTACAATTTTTCATCATGAGTTGTCCTGCAGGTTTGAGAAAAACCCTGATTTCAGAGCCTCTTATCCTTTCCTATGAGTCATTCTTATGACTTGTCAAACTATTAATGGGTTGTAGACACTCGTTGTCCAGCAGGTctgaaaaatatacatattctgATACTCTAAAGTTTCATTAAGAGTCAAATTTATGACTCTTCAATAAGACTACAAATCATCCTATTGAATCGTAAGGCTTCTTATGAGAATGGTCCTGAACAGGCTCAAGgactcactctatgactcatccctatgagtcataggagtgACTATGCTAAGTACAGTGACTCATGATCCTGAAGTCAATCAGCATTTTGGGGATTCTCTTTGGTTCCAACTTCCCAAATTTTGGGGTATTAAAGTTTGTCTCCCTACGACTGCCTTCCTACGGCCCATAGAAATTTGTAGGAACTTGCACCAGTAAATTCCTGCAACTTTTTCCTACATCATTTACTTTTGTTTGGCCTTCAACTTCCTAGGTATTACACTCGGTGGCTTTGGATTTGGCAATAAACCTTGTAATTTTCCAAAATCTTGAGttaaatgaaaacaaaatctggAGGATCATCAAAATTTGTTGCATGGAAATGTATACTTCTAGTAATCCTCTTTGATGGAGATTGTTCATTCATGGTTTGAATGAGTATACCAATTTTACGGAGATATACAAGACtataacttaaaaaaaattaaaccatggaagaaattgaaaaaaaactatacaaaaacATTAAAAATGATTAGAGATTACTTGGATTTTATTGTTCACGATTAGAACGGAtgaatcaaaattttgaacttttgaaTTTTAATGTGGTTGAGTGATTTAAGGAGACTTGAGAGATTTTAGAACATAAATTAGTAGGTGTGATAATAGAGAGAGtgtttttatttgtataaaagGTGAAAGAGGAGAATTACATGTTTTGATACAAATGTAAAAATGAGGGACCCACCATATAGAAATTTTCTTTAACTATAATTTGTAAGAACACAAAAGTTAGAAACTtcgaaccaaggagaaaattctcaataTTTGACTGACCTTATGTTTATGAGTCACTTTACAACAGAGACTCAAATTCAGGACCTTTTCTCAAACCTGTAGGATGACTCTTATTAATGACTCATAATCTTGAAGATGAGTCATAACAACTACTCATACACCTAATTTCAGAGATTCTTAAAATCCAACAAAAACTAAGTACCTGCACTACGACTCaaatctatgagtcatagattTGAGAACGATTCATAGAAGTGAACTCGTAAGGTTAAATTTGAGTGTTAATAAGGAGTATTTGTGTAATTTCACAAGATCGGTTTACcgaactgttacaccccacactcttgagctcggaatatctcttaggcttcttaaaagttatcatgtgagccggataatctacgacgctatcaaacaactctaaggacgGGAGAaggtgataccccatagtaaggaaggttggaaataaggtcatgagaagtcggaaggagttggaggccaagtaatgaatcataggactcgaattacctacgtaagctaccaacttagaagttttacacacTTGAGGTACTTGCatacataccaagattacgtagcacagattacataggctcttaaattAAGATAAGATTACGAAACCACGAGAAGGAGGAGAGAACGTCACATGGGAGTAAGATAGTAGTGACACGTGGAATCATAGGGAAATGACATATgtaagaaggtgaccca
This Solanum dulcamara chromosome 1, daSolDulc1.2, whole genome shotgun sequence DNA region includes the following protein-coding sequences:
- the LOC129893122 gene encoding pentatricopeptide repeat-containing protein At1g74630-like, with protein sequence MSRAEKLCLSLLSYCKTLRNLNQIHAFVYKSGLETNPLIAGKLLLLGALQIPEAIDYARRLLIHNPNPDVFMYNTLIRGESEADSPKNSVNSFIYMLRESYSPPDSFSFAFVLKAAATLRCLRTEFQLHCQAMTRGHDTHLFVGTTMISMYAECGFVEFAWKVFVEIPEPNVVAWNAILTAYFWGSDVCGADKVFGLMPFRNLTTWNVMLAAYTKAEELERAEELFLQMPSRDDVSWSTMIVGFAHNGYFDEALRVFRELVGSESRPNEVSLTGALSACAQPGALKFGMVLHAFIEKVGLIWISSVNNALLDTYSKCGNVLMARLVFERMLGKKSIVSWTSMIAGFAMQGYGEEVIKKFHEMEESGTRPDGVTFISVLYACSHAGLVEQGHELFSKMTETYDIEPTIEHYGCMVDLYGRDGQLHKAYNFMVQMPVPPKQEPKAAVVADPKAPIFGPSSPQPGPEDRAMRDIDLLLTRLAVGRARSHGLGRKVQHRGRRPDRDYDSGQYKKTRSVEDSVAMRPVGHGTYTSVGRGRGHGGPSISSGPLSHIYALASGQDQEAPPNMAIGMLQIFFQDICVDRSRLHFIIYVSPFVASRVRRKLELMDLFEIATPIGDFILEKYGEGR